The proteins below are encoded in one region of Halodesulfovibrio sp. MK-HDV:
- the bioD gene encoding dethiobiotin synthase: protein MTEPNPSFFVVGTDTDVGKTVASLMLMRFLIKTGHTPYYWKPVQTGCLTPNDAGADASFVLKYCPELHQTAADATGVCFNAPKAPFYAARDEQSSVEVEDLLHKLAYLRKNKTLVVEAAGGLLVPFSRTHMLADMVQMAVEQFGIKPILVARAGLGTINHTLLSIEALHHRGVQPAGIVFVNNKEHRTPQAMLQENMEAISTFSNYSVCGCIPHIEDFSNPPEEAINLFERIVG, encoded by the coding sequence ATGACAGAACCTAATCCGTCATTTTTCGTCGTCGGTACAGATACCGATGTGGGTAAGACAGTTGCTTCCCTGATGCTAATGCGGTTTCTGATAAAGACGGGGCACACGCCTTACTATTGGAAACCAGTGCAAACAGGCTGCCTGACCCCGAACGATGCAGGCGCGGACGCGAGCTTCGTTCTTAAATATTGTCCGGAGTTACATCAGACCGCTGCTGATGCTACCGGAGTCTGCTTTAACGCTCCCAAGGCTCCATTCTACGCTGCCCGTGATGAACAGAGCAGCGTAGAAGTGGAAGACCTTCTACACAAACTGGCATATTTGCGTAAAAATAAAACCCTGGTGGTCGAAGCGGCTGGAGGACTTCTTGTGCCGTTCAGCCGCACACACATGTTGGCGGACATGGTGCAAATGGCTGTCGAGCAGTTCGGTATCAAGCCCATACTCGTTGCACGAGCCGGACTTGGTACAATCAACCACACGCTTCTTTCCATTGAGGCGTTGCATCACCGAGGCGTTCAACCGGCAGGGATAGTGTTTGTGAATAACAAGGAACACCGTACACCACAGGCGATGCTGCAGGAAAACATGGAGGCAATCTCCACATTTTCGAACTATTCTGTATGCGGTTGTATTCCGCATATTGAAGACTTTTCAAACCCTCCGGAAGAGGCAATCAACCTCTTCGAAAGGATCGTTGGCTAG
- a CDS encoding aminotransferase class I/II-fold pyridoxal phosphate-dependent enzyme — MVKERLKRSIAVQKSSGLHRNPITIDKQIGSRVLVDGKKLINFASNDYLGLSQDTSWQKTLGECFAAHSSSGTSSRLVTGHGGFTEDVERQFAEFFGYDEAIFLPSGYQANLAVVWGLCSPAETLFYDKRIHASMAQGLAQTGSALKGFAHSDLAQLDRKLTAARAENPVVLTESLFSMDGDLLKTDEFAALRKKHNFFGVVDEAHSFGALGNNGTGISRDCTDIAVGTFGKAFGMFGAFILMPEGFKEFFHNFSSPVIYSTAMPEAHAAAAAALLKKLPTREPEREHLALVSAFLRSELEDAGFTIQGDAHIVSIEIGDEAKAAEIAEKMREDGVLAFASRYPTVPMNKAVIRVSMTALHSTADVHTFVSSIRGWYDRT, encoded by the coding sequence ATGGTTAAAGAACGCCTAAAACGTTCCATCGCGGTTCAAAAAAGTTCCGGATTACACCGAAATCCCATAACAATAGATAAGCAGATTGGCAGCCGTGTTCTTGTTGATGGCAAGAAACTCATCAACTTTGCATCCAACGACTACCTCGGGCTATCACAAGATACCAGCTGGCAGAAAACACTTGGTGAATGCTTTGCAGCGCACTCTTCATCCGGTACTTCATCGCGTCTGGTCACAGGGCATGGTGGATTCACAGAAGATGTAGAACGTCAATTCGCAGAATTTTTTGGATACGACGAGGCCATATTCCTTCCAAGCGGCTATCAGGCAAATCTTGCAGTCGTATGGGGGCTCTGCTCGCCTGCAGAGACCTTATTCTACGACAAACGAATCCACGCAAGCATGGCGCAAGGACTTGCGCAGACAGGAAGCGCGTTGAAAGGATTTGCTCATAGCGACCTTGCACAACTTGATAGAAAGCTGACTGCTGCTCGTGCAGAAAACCCTGTTGTACTCACAGAATCTCTCTTCAGCATGGATGGGGATTTGTTAAAAACAGACGAGTTTGCTGCATTACGCAAAAAACACAATTTCTTTGGCGTGGTGGACGAAGCGCATTCATTTGGAGCGCTCGGCAACAATGGTACGGGTATTAGCCGCGACTGTACCGATATAGCAGTTGGAACCTTTGGCAAAGCGTTCGGCATGTTCGGCGCATTTATACTTATGCCTGAAGGTTTTAAAGAATTTTTCCATAACTTCTCATCGCCTGTAATCTATTCTACAGCGATGCCGGAAGCACACGCAGCCGCAGCTGCTGCGTTACTCAAAAAACTACCCACAAGAGAACCGGAACGCGAACATCTGGCATTAGTCAGTGCGTTTCTCCGTTCAGAATTGGAGGATGCAGGATTCACCATTCAAGGTGATGCGCATATAGTTTCTATTGAGATTGGTGATGAAGCAAAAGCCGCAGAAATTGCGGAAAAAATGCGGGAAGATGGTGTGCTTGCTTTTGCATCGCGTTATCCGACCGTACCAATGAACAAAGCTGTCATACGAGTGAGCATGACAGCCTTGCACAGTACTGCGGACGTACACACATTCGTCAGCAGTATCAGGGGATGGTATGACAGAACCTAA